In one Bacteroidota bacterium genomic region, the following are encoded:
- a CDS encoding alpha-L-arabinofuranosidase C-terminal domain-containing protein, whose protein sequence is MMVLLTNNTLSSANMLNQPDSAYLFSYASTKNAGHNGLHFAWSIDRRHWTAIGPEYSFLKSDYGAWGSEKRMVDPFLFQDSSGLWHCVWSLNERDGVFAHADSKDLLYWGRQSYPVVSKERNCLMPEVSCDKNNGYYTISWISTNTGDNEISSVTTKDFKNYTPAKLFLQANRLNARVNISIGERVETGIVHKVPWEIIEGLIQKQQLDIYNSQLNSENPTGDSIRFTSFKPLSATITVDASKPKKISDMLTGIFFEDINYAADGGLYAELIQNRDFEYMPGDKKGNDKSWNSYKAWSLNGKEGSFTIDSVSPIHPNNKHYAALDIKKTGTGLVNEGFDGIALKEGDKYDFSLFARRADAKNEKLVIRLIGSKGEIYGQATVNVTSAKWKKFSSVLVANKTVADARLEIVPQSDGRVDLDMISLFPQKTFRGHKNGLRSDLAQVLADIHPRFMRFPGGCVSHGDGLGNIYRWKNTIGPLEARKPQRNLWGYHQSAGLGYFEYFQFCEDIGTEPVPVIAAGVPCQNSSTGGAGQQGGIPMSEMDSYVQDILDLIEWANGDVHTKWGKLRAEAGHPKPFNLKYIGIGNEDLITDIFEERFTMIYKAIKEKHPEITVIGTVGPFCEGTDYTEGWNIASKLNVPVVDEHYYQPVGWFINNQDFYDKYDRSKPKVYLGEYASWGNTLFNALTEALYLASVERNGDVVKMASYAPLLAREKHTQWNPDLIYFNNTEVKPTVNYEVQKLYGNNSGDTYLESNLRLSTDKTDARKRVAVSVVRDSKTNDLIVKLVNLLPVAVNTDVNLKGVGAIDSTATKTVLSGRPVDKNVKPLVENISVGENFNCSLPAYSFTLIRIHNQ, encoded by the coding sequence ATGATGGTTTTGTTGACTAATAATACCTTATCATCTGCCAATATGCTGAACCAACCGGATTCGGCTTACCTTTTTTCGTATGCCTCTACGAAAAATGCCGGCCACAATGGCTTACATTTTGCCTGGAGTATCGACCGCAGGCACTGGACTGCCATTGGTCCTGAATATAGTTTTCTCAAAAGTGATTATGGCGCCTGGGGATCTGAGAAACGTATGGTTGATCCTTTTCTTTTTCAGGATAGTTCCGGTTTATGGCATTGTGTTTGGAGCCTGAACGAAAGAGACGGGGTTTTTGCCCACGCTGATTCTAAAGACCTTTTGTATTGGGGCAGGCAATCATATCCGGTTGTTTCAAAGGAAAGGAATTGCCTGATGCCCGAAGTCTCCTGTGATAAAAATAACGGTTACTATACCATTTCATGGATTAGCACAAATACCGGAGATAATGAAATTTCAAGTGTCACGACTAAAGACTTCAAAAATTATACACCTGCAAAATTATTTTTACAAGCCAATCGTTTGAATGCCAGAGTAAATATTTCCATTGGAGAAAGGGTTGAAACCGGTATTGTCCACAAAGTACCCTGGGAAATTATCGAAGGTTTAATCCAAAAGCAACAATTGGATATTTACAATAGCCAGTTGAACAGTGAAAATCCCACGGGGGATTCTATACGATTTACTTCATTCAAGCCATTAAGTGCAACCATAACAGTTGATGCCTCAAAACCAAAGAAGATTAGCGATATGCTTACCGGCATTTTTTTCGAAGATATCAATTATGCTGCTGATGGCGGTTTGTATGCCGAATTGATCCAGAACAGGGATTTTGAATATATGCCTGGCGATAAAAAAGGTAATGATAAAAGCTGGAACAGTTATAAAGCCTGGAGTTTAAATGGAAAAGAAGGTTCTTTTACCATTGATTCCGTGTCTCCAATTCATCCCAACAACAAGCATTATGCGGCTCTGGATATTAAAAAGACAGGAACTGGCTTGGTGAACGAAGGATTTGACGGCATTGCCCTGAAAGAAGGGGATAAATATGATTTTTCGCTCTTCGCCCGCAGGGCTGATGCGAAAAACGAAAAATTAGTGATCCGTCTGATCGGGTCAAAAGGCGAGATATATGGGCAAGCTACTGTGAATGTAACTTCTGCCAAATGGAAAAAGTTCAGTTCTGTATTGGTTGCTAATAAAACTGTAGCCGATGCACGGCTTGAAATTGTCCCGCAATCTGACGGCCGTGTTGATCTGGATATGATTTCGCTGTTCCCGCAAAAAACATTTAGAGGGCATAAAAACGGTTTGCGTTCTGATTTGGCCCAGGTTTTGGCTGATATTCATCCCCGTTTTATGCGTTTTCCCGGCGGTTGTGTATCCCATGGCGACGGACTGGGTAATATTTACAGATGGAAGAATACTATCGGCCCGCTGGAAGCCCGCAAGCCACAGCGTAATCTCTGGGGATATCATCAAAGCGCGGGATTGGGTTATTTTGAGTATTTCCAGTTTTGTGAAGACATTGGGACAGAACCTGTACCAGTAATTGCAGCCGGTGTTCCCTGCCAGAATTCATCAACAGGCGGGGCCGGACAGCAAGGCGGAATTCCCATGTCTGAGATGGATAGCTATGTGCAGGATATCCTTGACCTCATTGAATGGGCCAATGGCGATGTACATACGAAATGGGGAAAACTCAGGGCTGAGGCAGGTCATCCCAAGCCTTTCAACCTGAAATATATTGGAATTGGCAATGAAGACCTTATTACCGATATTTTTGAAGAAAGGTTTACCATGATTTATAAGGCTATCAAGGAAAAACACCCGGAAATTACCGTAATCGGGACTGTCGGGCCGTTTTGTGAAGGAACCGACTACACGGAAGGCTGGAACATTGCTTCAAAGCTGAATGTCCCGGTTGTTGATGAACATTATTATCAGCCGGTGGGCTGGTTTATTAACAATCAGGATTTTTACGACAAGTACGATCGTTCAAAGCCAAAGGTTTATCTTGGCGAATATGCTTCATGGGGCAATACTTTATTCAATGCTTTAACCGAAGCGCTTTATCTTGCCTCTGTCGAACGCAATGGCGATGTAGTCAAAATGGCCTCGTATGCTCCTTTACTGGCAAGGGAAAAGCATACCCAATGGAACCCTGATCTGATTTATTTCAACAATACAGAAGTGAAGCCCACGGTTAACTACGAAGTTCAAAAGCTTTACGGGAACAATTCCGGGGATACTTACCTGGAAAGTAATTTAAGACTTTCGACCGATAAGACAGATGCCAGGAAGCGCGTAGCCGTTTCGGTTGTCCGTGACAGCAAAACCAATGATCTTATCGTCAAACTGGTCAATCTGCTGCCGGTTGCGGTAAATACTGATGTTAATCTGAAAGGGGTGGGCGCAATCGATTCTACGGCAACAAAAACCGTACTATCCGGCAGGCCGGTTGATAAAAATGTGAAGCCTCTGGTAGAAAACATCTCTGTGGGCGAAAATTTCAACTGTTCATTGCCTGCGTACTCCTTTACTTTAATCCGGATACACAACCAATAA